GCCTCTAGCACATGGTTTTGTTCAATTAATTTTTTATTATCTAAATCAGCTATAGTCCTAGCAGTTTTTATTAACTTTGTGTAACTCCTATTTCCTAGCCTATATTTATTAAAAATTAACTTCAATACTTCCTCAGCTTCATCATTTAACCTACAATATAAATTTAATTTAGAAGATTTAATCTCATTATTAAAATCTATAACATCATTTTTAAATCTATCTTTTTGAATTTTCCTTGCATTTTCTACTCTTAGTTTTATGTCTATTGAACTCTCTTCTTTTTTATTACTATTGAATTCCTCATAAGGTATAGAGCTTACTTCTATAAACATATCAAATCTATCTAATAGAGGCCCTGAAATTTTACCTAAATATCTATTTATATCGCTTGTACTGCATTTACATTCTGTATTTGACATATAGTATCCGCATGGGCATGGATTCATTGCTCCTATAAACATGCTATTACATGGATATTTTAAATTCATCTTTACTCTTGATATATTTATATATTTATCTTCTATTGGTTGCCTTAGTGTTTCTAATATTTTCCTATCAAATTCAGCTATCTCATCCAAGAAAAGTATCCCTCTATGTGATAGTACAACCTCTCCAGGTTTTGCATTAACACCACCTCCTATTAAGGCTTGTTTAGTTGCAGTATGATGCGGAGATCTAAATGGTCTATTTAAAACAATTCCTTCATCTGATTTTAAAAGTCCTGCTGCACTATATATCTTACTTACTTCCAGTGTTTCTTCTTCATTAATACTTGAAAGTATTGTAATCATTCTTTTTGCAATCATAGTCTTTCCTGATCCAGGAGGTCCTATCATTAAAAAATTATGATTACCTGCCGCTGCTATTTCTGCTCCTCTTTTTACAAAATAGTTTCCTTTTATATCTGAAAAATCTTCATCATAATTTTCTTTACTTTGAATAAATTTTATTTTTTCTTTCTTTATATCTATTTCTTTATTTATAAATCCTATGCACTCTTTCAATGTTTCAACAGGTATTATTTCTATTTCTTTTATAAATAAAGCTTCTCTTTCATTTTCTTTAGGTAAAAACACTCTCTTTATACCCTTATTCTTAGCATTTATAACTAAAGATAGAATACCTTTTACTTTTCTCAATTTTCCATCTAATGATAGTTCTCCTATAAATAAGCTTTCATTTAAATATTTATCACTTTCATTTATAAAATTTTTTAGTATTCCTATGGATATAGGCAAATCGAAGTAAGCTCCTTCTTTTTTCATATCTGCAGGAGATAAGTTTACCACTATCCTTGAATTAGGAAATTTATATCCACTATTTAATATCGCTGACTTTACCCGCTCTCTAGATTCTTTTATAGATGCTCCTGCTAATCCAACAATATTGAAACTTGGTATTCCATTAGTTATGTCAACTTCTACCTCTACTATTATTCCTTCAATACCTACCAAGGTACTTGAGTTTATAATACTTAACATTTTATTACCTCTTTTTTATTACTATTAAAAAGCATTTTCAATATGGTTTATTTCATTATTTTTCAAATAAACTTCAATAACATCAAACCTTATTGGAACTTTTTCTAATTTATTTTTAACTATATAATATTTAGCAACATTTTTTATCTTCATTTTCTTTTTGTAATTTACGGCTTCTGATGGATATCCAAAGTTTATATTACTTCTTGCTTTTACTTCTACAAATACTAATTCTTCATTTAATTTTACTATTATATCAATTTCTCCAAATTTTAATTTGTAGTTGTTTTCTAAGATGTAAGCTCCTTTAGATTTCAAATAATTTGTTGCTAATTTTTCACCTAAACTACCTTTTTGTATATTATTCATAAAAATTACCTTTTATTTTGATTTTTTTATAAAGTATAGTCAATACTGTTGTTTAGTATACAATTTTTTAAATGTAACTTTTTAAGCCTTGATAATTAGTTTTCATAAGATTATGATTTAATATATATTAATTTTGGGCATTTGGAGGAAATATGAAGAGAACATCAAAGAAAAGGAAACTAAAAAATAAGAAAAGTGAAATTATTATAATTTCTGCAATTTCATTGTGCTTATTTTTTATAATGTCATTTTTAGCAGTAAATATATTTAAAGGAAAGGTTTTTGAAATTAGTGCAACAAAAATAGCAAATGATGATAGCAGTGTAAAAAATGTAACTATAAGTGCAATAGGGGATATAATGGCTCATGATGATCAATTAAAAGCTCAGTTTGATAAAGATACTAATACATATTCATTCAATAATAACTTTAAATATGTAAAACCATATATATCTAATTCAGATTTAGCTATAGGAAATTTAGAGACAACTTTAGCTGGTCCTAAGGCAAAGTACAGCTCATTTCCAAAATTCAATTCACCTGATGAGTTAGCTGATGCAATAAAAGATAGTGGGGTAGATATAGTATCCACAATAAATAACCATACATATGATAGGGGTTCAGATGGAGTTTATAGAACACTAGATGTTTTAAATTCTAAAGATATAGAACATGTCGGTACTCAGAAAAATGATAAAGACGAAAATTTTTTAATAAAAGATGTTGATGGAGTAAAACTAGGTATAACAGCTTACTCATATGGACAAGTATACGGAAGTACTACAGCACTTAATGGATTGAATATAG
The nucleotide sequence above comes from Paraclostridium bifermentans. Encoded proteins:
- a CDS encoding CapA family protein, with the translated sequence MKRTSKKRKLKNKKSEIIIISAISLCLFFIMSFLAVNIFKGKVFEISATKIANDDSSVKNVTISAIGDIMAHDDQLKAQFDKDTNTYSFNNNFKYVKPYISNSDLAIGNLETTLAGPKAKYSSFPKFNSPDELADAIKDSGVDIVSTINNHTYDRGSDGVYRTLDVLNSKDIEHVGTQKNDKDENFLIKDVDGVKLGITAYSYGQVYGSTTALNGLNIDYNDLNNLNIFNSSYVDIAFNEIKDTLDVMNNKESDLQVVILHWGDEYTRQPNEFQKELAKKLCDYGVDIIIGSHPHMVQPIEMIKSDENDNETLVIYSLGNFLSNQRNEILNKKYTEDGVIANIGINKNLNTGETKISNVEYIPTWVNKYKNKNGKLTYEIIPLINEKQFSKIDNLPLDKAKKSYDNTTSIIGSSDIINVAK
- a CDS encoding YraN family protein; translated protein: MNNIQKGSLGEKLATNYLKSKGAYILENNYKLKFGEIDIIVKLNEELVFVEVKARSNINFGYPSEAVNYKKKMKIKNVAKYYIVKNKLEKVPIRFDVIEVYLKNNEINHIENAF
- a CDS encoding YifB family Mg chelatase-like AAA ATPase; this translates as MLSIINSSTLVGIEGIIVEVEVDITNGIPSFNIVGLAGASIKESRERVKSAILNSGYKFPNSRIVVNLSPADMKKEGAYFDLPISIGILKNFINESDKYLNESLFIGELSLDGKLRKVKGILSLVINAKNKGIKRVFLPKENEREALFIKEIEIIPVETLKECIGFINKEIDIKKEKIKFIQSKENYDEDFSDIKGNYFVKRGAEIAAAGNHNFLMIGPPGSGKTMIAKRMITILSSINEEETLEVSKIYSAAGLLKSDEGIVLNRPFRSPHHTATKQALIGGGVNAKPGEVVLSHRGILFLDEIAEFDRKILETLRQPIEDKYINISRVKMNLKYPCNSMFIGAMNPCPCGYYMSNTECKCSTSDINRYLGKISGPLLDRFDMFIEVSSIPYEEFNSNKKEESSIDIKLRVENARKIQKDRFKNDVIDFNNEIKSSKLNLYCRLNDEAEEVLKLIFNKYRLGNRSYTKLIKTARTIADLDNKKLIEQNHVLEAFSFRKAYYNYFMYE